A single genomic interval of Daucus carota subsp. sativus chromosome 1, DH1 v3.0, whole genome shotgun sequence harbors:
- the LOC108209055 gene encoding chromatin remodeling protein EBS-like isoform X2 yields MRASKPDAPPYVARVENLETDRKGRVSVRVRWYYRPEEASCGRQPFHGAKELLLSDHYDNQSAKTIEGKCIVHPFKEYTKLEDVGAEDYYSRFEYNASTKEITPDRISVYCKCEMPYNPDDLMIQCDGCKDWFHPVCVKMTTAQIKQLSNYRCDQCSS; encoded by the exons ATGAGAGCATCTAAACCTGATGCGCCACCGTACGTCGCTCGTGTGGAAAATTTAGAAACTGATAGAAAAGGTAGAGTTAGTGTTCGTGTGAGATGGTACTACAGGCCAGAGGAGGCGAGTTGTGGGAGACAACCATTTCATGGAGCCAAGGAATTGCTTTTGTCAGATCACTATGACAATCAGAGTGCCAAGACAATTGAAGGAAAGTGCATTGTGCACCCTTTTAAGGAATACACAAAGCTAGAAGATGTTGGAGCTGAGGATTACTACTCTCGCTTCGAGTACAACGCTAGTACTAAAGAAATCACACCCGATCGTATTTCAGT ATACTGCAAGTGCGAAATGCCTTACAATCCAGATGATTTGATGATACAGTGTGATGGTTGCAAAGACTG GTTCCATCCAGTCTGTGTGAAAATGACTACTGCACAAATAAAGCAGTTAAGTAACTATCGGTGTGATCAATGTTCTTCTTAA
- the LOC108209055 gene encoding chromatin remodeling protein EBS-like isoform X1, producing MANLSMSNTRKRTREADFYEIRGTGEIVRAGDCVLMRASKPDAPPYVARVENLETDRKGRVSVRVRWYYRPEEASCGRQPFHGAKELLLSDHYDNQSAKTIEGKCIVHPFKEYTKLEDVGAEDYYSRFEYNASTKEITPDRISVYCKCEMPYNPDDLMIQCDGCKDWFHPVCVKMTTAQIKQLSNYRCDQCSS from the exons ATGGCGAATCTCTCAATGTCAAATACTAGAAAGCGGACACGGGAAGCAGATTTTTACGAAATCAGGGGAACCGGTGAAATTGTTAGGg CTGGAGACTGCGTACTCATGAGAGCATCTAAACCTGATGCGCCACCGTACGTCGCTCGTGTGGAAAATTTAGAAACTGATAGAAAAGGTAGAGTTAGTGTTCGTGTGAGATGGTACTACAGGCCAGAGGAGGCGAGTTGTGGGAGACAACCATTTCATGGAGCCAAGGAATTGCTTTTGTCAGATCACTATGACAATCAGAGTGCCAAGACAATTGAAGGAAAGTGCATTGTGCACCCTTTTAAGGAATACACAAAGCTAGAAGATGTTGGAGCTGAGGATTACTACTCTCGCTTCGAGTACAACGCTAGTACTAAAGAAATCACACCCGATCGTATTTCAGT ATACTGCAAGTGCGAAATGCCTTACAATCCAGATGATTTGATGATACAGTGTGATGGTTGCAAAGACTG GTTCCATCCAGTCTGTGTGAAAATGACTACTGCACAAATAAAGCAGTTAAGTAACTATCGGTGTGATCAATGTTCTTCTTAA